The window ATATACCAATTTTAGTGCCAACATAATATTGTCCAATGAAACCTGAAAAATATTTGCATGTTCAGATGAGACAAGCCAGTCGgtcatgtacacattacaatcattccatacaccaaatacatcTTATTCATATTGGCCaagaaaacttaaccttgatcactgatccatgaaatgagatcgATGTCAGGTGAACCCTGTCTGACAAACATATGCAAACTCAGTATTTGCAAGGATCCCATACATCAAGTATAGTTATCCTATAATATTATTCATAATAAGCGAGTATTtgacatgacaaaaaatataaaatttcaagttgtcactgaaccatgaaaatgaggtcaaggacagaggacatatgacagacggaaacttcgtaaaatAAAGCATCATACAAATAGTTGTCACCATGCCTGATTGTTGACTCTATGTCTGCGAAATTGTTGCAGGCGAGGCACAAAACCCTAAATCAAATGTAACTTGTAGCTGTTGCTCACTATACATGACAAGAAGTTGAACGGCAATGGATGTGAAAGACCTATCACACGGTATAACAAATGTCATGCTCATAACATTGCAGGGTGCACCAATTTGTAGATCCTGGGATTAAACCGGCAAATATTTTACACCAATTCATTATGTGTAAAAAATATCAGGATTTAATTTACGGTAAACCGAAAGTTCAGGATTTCTTTACACATTAGTAACTGTGGAATACTGCCTGTAATGAATAAGAAAGCTGTAACAACCAGCCATGAAGTGGTGATCACCGATAAAATACTCAAGTACGTTGCAAAAAGTTGAACTTGGAAAAGACCATCTCGGATATatactttttgtcttttgtgCTTTTGCCTTGTATCGATCTGAAGAGTTATACCCCtttgaactgatttttatagtgttGTGCTATTACAcaactgtcccaagttaggagagGGTTAACATGCCTGCAAACATGTTGGTTCGGATGAAAAACGTTgtcctgaattttttttaaagttgttagCTGTCCTGAATTTTTAGTTTCCactctatttggtcctgcctttttttttattagtttatcctgaattttttacacaaattgtcatcctgcctttatTTTTCTGCCAAGTTGTTCATCCtgctttttttcaaatcaaaactCCTGTCGtgccttttttcaaataatttcatcCTAGCTCCTCCCCCTTAACAATctaatggtagctcccttacttgGTTCTAGTACACAATATGGGTAGGTTAAACCACTTATTTAGGCACACAAACCTATCGTGATGTTCAGCCTGTACCATTCTTGCCATTAAAAAACATTGCATAACTATAAGATTTAATAGTAAAATATTTCCCCTGGCTGAATTTCAATAGTTtgatgctgagttcacacgtaattcgaattcgattcgaattaactaattcgaattagtttaattcgcattcgaaacgtttaacgtcctaacgtaaattctaattcgaattgcaatgcgcgtcaaattcgctttactgtcctaaCGATGTTAACTTTTCATTGGTgttaacaaaaacgtatttctaatgtgaattagttaattcgaattagccaattcgaatcaattcgaattaaaaaaagaagagtgtgtggacgcgattagcgaattcgattcgcattcgattcgaattatatgaacgtgtgaacgaggcatttattttctttcaattacAGAACTGCAGCattttatactaaatttatttcaaatatttaacaacATAGTTACAACAATTTTAGACCAAACAACAATTTGATCATATGGAAACATAATTTCTATTGTCCTGGCTAGAAGGCCTTAAATTTGAAAGCATTTATCattatgaaaaaattacaatgaattaaataAGTGTATTCACAGTCCTGATAGAAATGTTTAAAATTCAGGAAAACAACTGTATTAGCTTTTGTAAAAATACAcagttgttaaaaatatataaatatcaaataaagaaTGTCTTAGAATCTCATTATCCACAATAAACATGTGATATTAAGGGATGCTGGTAGTCTTTGATATTTTCCTTCCAATTTGTCTCTTCTAGGATTCCATAAATATGAAACTGGTTCCATCAATGATGTTTCTGACTATACTTGAATCTTTTTTCCCATGAATGTTAATACACATGCACCATTCCATATAAAAATCTTTACAAATATtaaggatttttttaataaatttacaaattcTTATGccttgaataaaaggagatataaTGTGTAAATGAATGAGACAACAATACAAATAACCTTAAAAAAGGCAGTTGTTTATATTATGTCAAGCTCTGATTCACCCTTAGTCTACaaatagttataaataaattaaacaatgaaATGTCTCAATggctgtacaccttacaatctttccacacaccaaatatagtggtttttattcttatataatacctggaaaacagaccaaaactacAAAAAACTTAACATCAAccaatgaattatgaaaatgaaaacagatgaaccctgccagacagacacatcttatattaatttcataaatGAAATATAGTTGACATGCATACATTCATTCCAAACCACCAAGCATAGTTAATCTACTGCTTACAGTGTCTGATAGActggaaaaaaacacaaaaacttatcattgaccaatgaaccataaaaatgaggtcaagatcacaTGAACTTACAAGTCCTAAATGTACACCTTATAACCATTCCTTAGTATAAATATAGAGGTCCTATTGCCAATATGGTACATGTATCTGAAAAAATAGACAAAACCGCAAAAACTAAATATTGTTAAATGAGCCATGAACAGTCATTTGAAACCTGCAAGTCAGATATTTACACCGTACATTCAttctatacaacaaataaagttgacataTCGCTTTTAGTATCGGATAACTGACATTACCatgaaaaattaacattaatcaATGAACCAGGAAAATGAAGACAAGGTCAGATGGAACCTGCAAGTCAGACATGAACAAATTGCAATCAATTAACAGAATATATGTGCCTTATTGCTGAGCTGAGAAATATACAAAACCAAAAATGCTTTGTTGAACTCAGCCTCATACGACCCCAGAGGTTGGGCCCCCTTCACTCTAGGAACAATTActcccaaactcaatcccagccatCCCTTTGAAGTATGGAACCTAGTAGTACAATTTTGGAGTAAGCCAAGTTGAACTAGATaatgcttgtttttggctcctttttgcccctaattcctgcaTGTTTGGGGCAATTACCCCCCAACTCAATTCCTGCCTACTTATTGTGGTATGGAactttgtggtacaatgtcagagagatccatacactaacacacagGTAATTGTTAGGAAACTACAATttgaggctctcaagagcctgtattgctcacctgactctacttgggtttttgaaaacatataaaaaaagataaaatttggctacaaattaacaacacttggccagcacctgaTTAGGAAAGgagcattcatgctatgtttggtttcatttaattcagtggttctctagaagaagacttttttatgcatttcccatagggtcctatgttaaactaagcccctcGCTGGCGGACATCttagatgatggatcggctacaaagtaacaacacttggtcagcatctcatgaggaacattcatgctatgtttggtttcattccatttagtggttctctaaaagaagacatttgtatgtatttcccatagagtcctatgttaaactacagtcaagggtctaacttaaaGAAGTTTTCagagaaaaataacatgcatGTGTTATTACAGACACTTTCAAGAGTTGTCTACTCTTTTTTCCTTAATCTGTAAtaacatgtttgttatcagttaaatatattataattattttatctttaatgGGCACTTAAGAGTTCTTAAAACTTTACGCAGTAGTCTAATATATTACCTTCATAACAAATTTTCTAATTCATTTAATACAATTTTGACCAACCATGGTAAATCAATCAGACAAGGCCTTTATGGGCAAACTAAGCTATAATAACAAGGCTAAGTTATTACAAGCATGTAACTTACTATATGAGAGTAAATGAGACACTTGGAATCTTGTTCAGTGCCTCATTACAAGCTCTGATCATCATTTCttacaatgaattgaaataaattgttatgcAAGCCAGAGCAAAGCCTTTAAAGAGATATAGAGAAGCTGTAATAACACCCTTCGGTTATTGCAggaatatattttctgtaataacataggtgTGCTATGCATGATTGGTAAACTATGAGCTGTTATATCTTGgcaaagattatatatatataaaaagaattataatatcaatagaaatagagaaaaatttaacaaaataaaggttgtatattttccctttgaaacatgtaacatacatatgttatcacagttttttgatattttagcccaCAATAACAACATGtgtgttatttttctctaataacttatttaagttagacccttgactgaactaagtccccccactggcagccatcttggacgTTGGattggcgacaaagtaacaacacttggtaagCATCTccttaggaacattcatgctacatgtatgtaaggtttcattttatttagtggttctctaaaagaagacatttgtatatatatttccaatagggtcctatttTAAACCAAGTCACCCCACTACAGCCATCTTGAATgttggatctgctacaaagttacaacacttggtgagcatctcataaggaacattcatgctatgtttgatttcattccattcagtggttctttaaaagaagacatttatatgtatttcccattgggtcctatgttaaactaagtcccccacaggcggccatcttggatgatggatcagctacaaaataacaacacttggtcagcacctgataaggaacattcatactacAATgtactatgtttggtttcattccattcagtggttctctaaaagaagtcatttatatgcatttcccatagggttaGGGTTCTATGTTTAActtagtcccccgctggcggacatcttggatgatggattggccacaaagtaataacacttggtcaacacctcataaggaacattcatgccatgtttggtttcattccattcattggttttctaaaagaagtcatttgtatgcatatcccgtagggtcctatgttaaactaagtcccctgctggcagccatctcgGATGATGGAttgactacaaagtaacaacacttggtcagcacctcataaggaacattcatgccatgtttggtttcattctattcagtggttctctagaagaagatcaaaatgtaaaaagtttacgCCGAAGACGATGAAGATGAaaacggatgccaagtgatgagaaaagctcacttggcctttgggccaggtgagctaaaaatgcttGATTTGTGCCCCTTATTTCTCAACTGTTGGTACCATATTACCATAACCctcaaaatcaatcacaaccttccttttgtggtattgaaccttcgtGTAAAATTTCAAAGAGATTCATTTACTTTAACTCCAgtaattgtctggaaaccaaatgtgtctttggacgacaACAATACAGACAACAACAACGCAAAACAATGTAGACATAGGCTGATTCAGGGGTCTCCCTTTCATGGTAAATatatggttgattatatagggaatcactgattcATGACTAGAGTCCCCCCTTTTTAGGTCAGCCAGCAGGTtccccttatgaaaatttcttgatcTGCCACTGATAGATATGATACATTGTAGTGCTTACAATACAATCTTTATTTCTAAGGATCATAAATCACTTATCTGCACTGATATTCAAAATTGTTTGTGACATAGCTAACTCAAgcttaaaatatttaatatcatAAATATGTGTAAAAAGAAAAGTATGGGTAGGCTTAAAAGTGCTTACAAATgtaaatttccataaaatatatTTCCAAGGGCATGTAACTCCCATATAATTATTTGATTGGAACTGATGTTTGAACTTGTACAAGTCATTGCTTCAATGTAAACCtttgatatactagtatattttttttttttttatttccaaaaagGCATGCAGGCGCGAGAGCTTTTACAATGCAATATTTCatataattgaaaatttaaggctAATATATCATGATAAAGTAGTATATCTGCACTGATTTTCAAATTGGTAATAGATTATGCTGGTATACACCCTTTGATACAAATCCATAATTGAAAAGACTTAGGAATGAGAAAGTAGACAAGATCAGATGGACCAATAGCCATTATTTCCATGTCTAGGCTCCCCATTCAAGTAAGGGATAACAATAATGGCCAACTTTTACTTTAAAACTATAATGTAAACCATGGGCTGGAATAATTAGTGTCACTGTACAAATTATTCAATTATAACAGACACCAGTGAATTGATTGTAGCTGAACAGACAATTTACTTGGCTTTAAACACTTATTTACAGTTTTGGGTCATCAAAAGGATACgtccaaaataaaatatatgtctgAAAAAAGAAGTTAAGGAAAACAAATCATATCAATCATATAATGAgtataaataacataattttataaGAGTTCAAATGTTTACAGCTTTTTAGTGTTATTACATATGAGGTGCTTCAGATAGATATCCACCATTAAGGTGGCACCTTATGCTAATGAATATCAATACGTCAATTAACCTATTCTAtgttaaaaaacatgtttatgaaaagTATGTAAATATTGAAAACTGAGTTGTTGTAAATATAAGAACCATACAAAACAGTCTAAAATTCATCTTTAATGTCCTATATGAATGTTCAAAATTCAATCAAAGTTATGTGCATTTGCAAAAGGTTGATTTCTATTCAATGCAGCTCATATGCTTGATTAAGTTCTAAGCATAAACAAGAATATCAATTCCAAAACAAATATTCTATGTCATGATGTTCAATTCTCAATATACCAATGATTATACTGTAATTCACAAATTATTGCTATGTTTATAATATTGCAAAAAGTGCGAAAGGATtataaacacaataatttaaacttgaatTCTTATTTTTCTCTACAGGAATTGAACcagatttttctcaatattgcaaaaattagaATTGCATTTTacgctaaaatgacaaaatcgcaatttGTAAGTTATGAATAACAAGTACCCCCTTGAAAGATGATGTTAATTCCCCTTTTTCAGTAAATTCATGTCAAATTTATCATTACTAATTATTCACCTGATTCCTATCTCTAAAAAGtttacaattcaaaatgttcccttattatcaaaaaaaaaaaaagtatatgttaaaaaaaatcaaaatctggcTAAAAAAATTCAGGTACAATGTATAAATATGGATCCTAGCCTCTAATATATCAAGTGTGATACTTTATTTATCtgctcgagacagttaaattgaaatttaactcATAAACTGTTGAGAGTAAATTATCATACTGCacaagatttggtggtggaatctgtttctctaatgatgtTTAAACGATATGCAGACAAATATGTTTGAGATATAATAAGATTGATAAATCCTAGTTTTTTGCAGGTGTTTTGTGTAGTTCTAGAATAAGAACTTTTAAAGGGCCAATTTTTTTTCCAGTCATGCAGTATTTAATAGTTATATTTCTTCAATAATGCaataaatttcattgaataaaaGGATACAAATATTCCTCCAAACAAtccacttataaaaagatctctTCTCGTTACAAAATATTTATTCCATGATCCACCAGCCTTAAACATTAACATCAcctggaaatataaaaaaaatattatgtcctgcatgtataattttttacattttaattttttatacattatgactTGAATATAGGGTTGTCTCATATTCACTTGTACCATACCTTCTTATTTATAATGTATCTAtaaaatgttaagtttattttATTGTATAACCTGTAATGTGTCTTGTTCTCATTAAATATGCAAATCATCCCTTTTTTCATAAGTATATTTAATAAGCAATACTTTCCTATTATCAACTTTGCCTTAAATCAATTTAATTGGAATAATGAGATGTTCAAATAATTGAAATGGGATTTCCTCTTTCAATCAACATTATCCCTAATTATTTTTACAATCAGTATTCGATAAACAGGAAATTGATGAGCAAAGtacatgaaattttaacaaatttgatattACTAACCGACAATAAGAAtgctgttacaaaataaaatgcaaagCCTTGTACTCCTGTCAATCCAAGAATTCCTGCTGCAGCACCTGATAATGATGACATTGACGTCCTACAATAATCCAAGATGGCACCATTTTGACGAAGACTCATTTCATTATATCTCACAGCGTTATCtgcaatgaaaaataaacaaaaatggaaaaCTTAAGATAATACAGTTTATATAATTaccataatataaaaataagatgtggtatgattgctaatgatacaactcttcaccagagatcaaatgacatagaagtcaACAACTTCTGACTACTTTTTTCATTAGATGAATAAAATCAGCTCAACCATTGCAGGGTGGCCActctattttgttttgaaaaaacgTGGATCTAAAAGAATTCAAATTAAGGCAATCAATCTGTAAGATTTAAAGAAGTGCTCACCCATTAAGGATTGCAATATATTGAATTATATGAATAAATCTGATAAATTAAGAATCAAGATAGATCAGAAAAGGACCAGGCTGTTCATATCTGAAGTCAGTAAAATACAAGGGGGTGTACTCAGTCCCAacttaaatgtacatgtatttaatatgtttaaaaatgaaataccCTCTTTATTAGAAGAAAAAATTGAATGTCTTATGCTGTAATATCagaatataattatacatgtagatGCTCATCAATCAAaacaattatctccccttatatttcatgtatgaataaaataatcatattctATAACCAAAATAAACTATGCTTTGCAAATTGTCTGACATTAATGTTAGAATAATTCAATTTTAAGATTTACTCTTGTGTGCAATTTTATACTCATTCAgatgaatttttgaaaataattgaaaaaggtATTACCTTCTGGAAAATTTTCacactataaaaataaaatattaatttcatttcttCACAACAGACTTCGTCCTCATTCACATATGTTACTAGGTAACATTTGAATTAATAAATATTTGGCATAGACTGGGAACCCCCACCAGtctcaataaaaaaacaaaatataacacaagACTTTATGAAAAACTGATATAACTCTTTTATCCATATCCTGATTTGTGTATCATAAAGAGAAAAATCAAAGTATAGGCCATGGAAAAATGATTGATGGTTTCCCCTAACAAGACCAGGTCATTTTTTAACCACCTGGTCATTTAATTtttctgtcaaaaaaaaaaaaaaattattttgattaatGCATTTACCCttaaatatatacaatacagTTAAACACTTATGCAgtcaatttaaattatataaaatctaCAAGAAATCCTTAAAAGCAGTTTGAAATAAGTGAGACTTGAGTTGCAACCATTCCAAGTTGAAGGAGGGATGTGTGTCGGAGATGTTAATTTTGAGCACAAGTTCATTGAATTCCAATGCACAGGTTGAACCATGCATTGAAAATGCATGTAGGGCTCATAATACCCATGCAGTCAACACCTTCCAGCTGTTAATGGCTGGTGGGAGGTGATTCCCTTTTTAAGACAAAACATAGTGCACTTTACTCATGTTATTTAAGATTCATCGGTGATGGagatcaaaacatttttaaatctCCCCCAAATAAATGTGAAGTGAAGAGACAACTAAAAGTGTTGAAAATAtgctagctgcggaaccgtagctcttaggtcctcatgttattttttgactttttgcggaccatagacatgatagagctacagatttttcctatttcaaagCGTTCGGAATTGTGACCCAGGTTCAGGTCGCACTTATTTCCcaaaaatttattgtttaaaatccATATAAagcttgtcaatatatatatagtttgttttgttagatatttttctaggatatgaAATATCTATTTATGTTTGCatattcatttccttaacacAAATatccaattatttttatttgtatggttacaaaaaaaaaagcctgCCTGCCATGTCTTTAAAATTTTCCCATGTTAGGGGAAACCAACAATTAATTTTCCATGGCCTTAAAGTATATATGAGGGTGGAAATGGGGGTACATGTACCTTCATAACAAATAacagtaaaaattcttgccaaatgatgttaacagaaatttttggtgcatgacagTAAAATATATGCACTTTCTTCTAGACGataaaaaaattgaacaatttttacaaatcacattaatttttttccaaaaatattggtaatgataattatttgagacctctgacgaatcacaATAATGATATTTTGTCAAATCACGGTAAAATCTTAATCAATTTGACACTAACGGTAGCCAAAAATGGCCGTTTGAAGCCGGACATTAAAGGCAATACTACCCTCACATATAGATGTCATCATAGTGGTAGGGGCGTGTGTACACTAAGGaagaaatataaacaagaaaataaatgtatagtGCCTGTCTAAATTGTGGCGACTTTATTTGGTAAGCTGAGTATGGATTTCTCTCTCGTTTCTCTCATTAGATGAGCTATCTAATTGAAACCATAGACCAAAATCTATACGCGGAAGCTGCTCACATGGTCGCCTTTCGCATTCCCCATGATAAACTGTACCCTTGGATCAAAGCGTTACATCTCGTTTATTATGAACACTATGGTAAATCGACCCAGTATGCAGTGAGCTGGTTTGATGAACCTGACAACTGGTCagagaaaacaggaaataaaacCGTCTGTATTGAACTATCAACAAAGAGAGATCAGCCAAATCCATTACTGTATAAAATACAACTACACATAAACACTGGCCTGATTCAAATACAAGGAAATCACAAAGATACATTCGTTACAATTGACTTCCCCGTCTTACTCCAAATTGTTGAGAAAATTGTTGCCCATAATTTGTCCACTAGTGAAGACAAAGACTCAACAAAGATTAAAAATGCCAAACAAACATTACAATCAGATATCACGGATACGGCTACCTTAGATATTAACCATAACACCTTCGTAAAGAGCCCATCAGGCACTAAAGAAATATCCAACAAAAACAATGAGAACCAAACAATGGAACAACACGAAAAAAATGTAGTGTCTCAGACAGTGGACCAAAATAATAACATGGAAAAatttatgacatgtatggaaAAACATTTTACCAACGCTCTTGAtaaaatatgtcaacaacaaaCTGACATGCTGGTTTCCAAAATGACTTCAATGGACATTGCATATAAACATACCATTCAACAAAATGAAGAAAGGTTTACCCAAATGATGGACAAAGTAGAATCTGTGATTAACAAAAAGGCTAATTTAGAAAGAGAAAATGGAGAACTAAAATGCAAAATTCAGCATATAAATCATGAAACTACACTTGAAAAAGAACTATTGAAAACCAAAATGGAAACTAAATGTGAGATGCTTACAcagaaaaataaatcacaaagtgacaaaataaataaactagACCTGGATCTTGGTGAAATTAATAAGGAGATGCAGGTaaggaaaaacaaaatagaatcaTTAGAATCATCATTTACTGCTCTTCGCAAAGACATTGAAGACAAAGAAAAAGAGATTCTTAGTTTAAAAATACATGCCAGTAGTGGCGACGGAGAATTCCAAACTGTGCCAATATCTAGACCATCAAAACCATCAGTTATTCTCATGGGCACCTCAAATACTGAAAACATAGACCCTAGAATCTCACCAGACTACAATGTGCACAAAATTACAGCATATACCCTTGATGAAACAGAAAAAGAACTCCAAAAGCTTGAGAGTGAACCAAACGTTATTGTGTTACACTCCTTAACGAACGAGTTAATGAACAAAACTCCAAATGACTGTGTTGACAGAATGACTAGGATATGCGATGATATACGTTCACGTTTCAATAATATCAAGATCGTGATCTCCTTGCCAACACCGAGAAGCGATTCTGAAGATTATAACTCAGATGGACAACTTATAACAATTCTAATGAAAACCAAGTTCAGGGGAGATGACTCTGTTATCCT of the Mytilus galloprovincialis chromosome 8, xbMytGall1.hap1.1, whole genome shotgun sequence genome contains:
- the LOC143041935 gene encoding ER membrane protein complex subunit 6-like, with amino-acid sequence MMASGVVVKTKRKGKFADNAVRYNEMSLRQNGAILDYCRTSMSSLSGAAAGILGLTGVQGFAFYFVTAFLLSVMLMFKAGGSWNKYFVTRRDLFISGLFGGIFTYILFWTFLYGMVHVY